From a single Nematostella vectensis chromosome 3, jaNemVect1.1, whole genome shotgun sequence genomic region:
- the LOC5518681 gene encoding APOBEC1 complementation factor isoform X3: MTVKKLSEEMAEDLATNMEESGPEQVTDGVTGTPKEAALRALMERTKFPIRQCNGQRRYGPPPGWDRPIPPRGCEVFVGKIPRDLYEDELVPVFETAGPIYEVRLMMDFNGQNRGYAFVVYTSKDDAKRCVKTLNNYEIRKGKCIGVCSSVDNCRLFVGGIPKKVKKDEIMAEVSKVTDNVVDVIVYPSAQDKTKNRGFAFVEYISHRDAAMARRKLMTGKIQLWGHQIAVDWAEPEQEVDQEIMDQVKVLYARNLLLSTTEETIEQAFSKFGEVERVKKIKDYCFIHFRTKEQARDAMEAMNETELDGNEIEVTLAKPVDKDHRQAKAAAKAMMTYNFVPSYDYSPALAFPGYAPAQYIPFQNSLVNGVGPGIGRAAAATPSFGGAVRPRGRGRSAAGSRSAGNKYYFPGSPLLFRGYYGTPSMRPGFYGDYKKSQEEQLYDLLPGMELTPTNPMTLKPSSLKPPGQILEDVCQKNQWGSPVYTLHSTLGPQEVQLFLYKVSIPGLATQYQPPKLCRTVEEAKNYAAEHTLQQLGISLEGMSSVRHPSYFWSTSPYYRGLSSSPYGTRPSLQYSQ, from the exons atgacgGTCAAAAAATTATCCGAAGAAATGGCAGAAGATTTAGCAACAAATATGGAGGAATCGGGCCCAGAACAGGTAACCGATGGAGTTACTGGAACGCCAAAAGAAGCCGCTTTGCGAGCACTCATGGAACGAACGAAGTTTCCTATACGTCAGTGTAATGGTCAAAGAAGATACGGCCCTCCTCCGGGTTGGGATAGACCGATTCCTCCACGTGGATGTGAAGTTTTTGTTGGGAAAATTCCCAGAGATTTATACGAAGATGAACTTGTTCCCGTCTTCGAGACGGCCGGCCCGATTTACGAGGTTAGACTTATGATGGATTTTAACGGGCAAAATCGAGGCTACGCTTTCGTTGTTTACACAAGCAAAGACGACGCCAAGAGATGTGTGAAAACCCTGAACAACTATGAAATTCGGAAAGGCAAGTGCATCGGCGTGTGTTCGTCCGTCGATAATTGTAGGTTATTTGTAGGAGGGATCCCAAAGAAGGTGAAAAAGGACGAAATAATGGCAGAGGTGTCGAAAGTTACCGATAATGTTGTGGATGTGATAGTATATCCGTCGGCGCAAGACAAGACCAAGAATCGAGGCTTCGCTTTCGTAGAATACATTAGTCATCGGGATGCTGCCATGGCTAGAAGAAAACTCATGACTGGAAAAATACAACTATGGGGACATCAAATCGCCGTAGACTGGGCTGAACCAGAACAAGAGGTCGACCAAGAAATTATGGATCAG GTTAAAGTGCTTTACGCGAGAAATCTTTTATTGAGCACGACTGAGGAAACAATAGAACAAGCGTTCAGCAAGTTCGGGGAAGTAGAACGCGTAAAAAAGATCAAAGACTACTGTTTTATTCACTTCCGAACCAAGGAACAAGCCAGGGACGCCATGGAAGCAATGAACG AGACAGAACTTGATGGCAATGAGATTGAAGTCACCCTCGCAAAACCTGTTGACAAAGACCACCGTCAGGCCAAAGCTGCTGCCAAGGCCATGATGACATACAACTTCGTGCCATCGTATGATTACTCGCCTGCCCTGGCCTTTCCTGGATATGCCCCCGCTCAGTACATCCCTTTCCAGAACTCCCTTGTCAA TGGTGTTGGCCCTGGAATTGGAAGAGCGGCTGCTGCCACACCTTCATTTGGAGGCGCTGTGAGACCAAGGGGGCGTGGCCGCAGTGCTGCTGGAAGTCGATCAGCTGGTAACAAGTACTACTTCCCAGGCAGCCCACTCCTGTTCCGTGGCTACTATGGTACTCCTAGCATGAGACCAGGTTTCTATGGTGATTACAAGAAGAGTCAAGAG GAGCAGTTGTATGATTTATTGCCTGGGATGGAACTCACCCCTACCAATCCCATGACCCTGAAGCCAAGCTCCCTCAAGCCCCCTGGCCAG ATTCTTGAGGATGTGTGTCAGAAAAACCAGTGGGGCAGCCCTGTGTATACACTGCACAGTACACTTGGTCCCCAGGAAGTCCAGCTCTTCCTTTACAAG GTCTCAATACCAGGCCTGGCCACTCAGTACCAGCCCCCAAAGTTATGCCGCACAGTTGAAGAAGCCAAGAACTATGCAGCCGAACACACACTTCAGCAACTAGGGATCTCTTTAGAGGGTATGTCTAG CGTCAGACATCCCAGTTACTTCTGGAGCACCAGTCCCTACTACCGTGGCCTATCAAGCTCGCCCTATGGCACCAG GCCCAGCCTACAGTATTCACAATAA
- the LOC5518681 gene encoding APOBEC1 complementation factor isoform X1, which translates to MTVKKLSEEMAEDLATNMEESGPEQVTDGVTGTPKEAALRALMERTKFPIRQCNGQRRYGPPPGWDRPIPPRGCEVFVGKIPRDLYEDELVPVFETAGPIYEVRLMMDFNGQNRGYAFVVYTSKDDAKRCVKTLNNYEIRKGKCIGVCSSVDNCRLFVGGIPKKVKKDEIMAEVSKVTDNVVDVIVYPSAQDKTKNRGFAFVEYISHRDAAMARRKLMTGKIQLWGHQIAVDWAEPEQEVDQEIMDQVKVLYARNLLLSTTEETIEQAFSKFGEVERVKKIKDYCFIHFRTKEQARDAMEAMNETELDGNEIEVTLAKPVDKDHRQAKAAAKAMMTYNFVPSYDYSPALAFPGYAPAQYIPFQNSLVNGVGPGIGRAAAATPSFGGAVRPRGRGRSAAGSRSAGNKYYFPGSPLLFRGYYGTPSMRPGFYGDYKKSQEEQLYDLLPGMELTPTNPMTLKPSSLKPPGQILEDVCQKNQWGSPVYTLHSTLGPQEVQLFLYKVSIPGLATQYQPPKLCRTVEEAKNYAAEHTLQQLGISLEASDIPVTSGAPVPTTVAYQARPMAPGPAYSIHNNGLPVTSADTASYPAGFVSITQAPPSSPGTAVVAKMWPAGGVPPSQDGNIYSGYEGYQEQQPYPQNVYQY; encoded by the exons atgacgGTCAAAAAATTATCCGAAGAAATGGCAGAAGATTTAGCAACAAATATGGAGGAATCGGGCCCAGAACAGGTAACCGATGGAGTTACTGGAACGCCAAAAGAAGCCGCTTTGCGAGCACTCATGGAACGAACGAAGTTTCCTATACGTCAGTGTAATGGTCAAAGAAGATACGGCCCTCCTCCGGGTTGGGATAGACCGATTCCTCCACGTGGATGTGAAGTTTTTGTTGGGAAAATTCCCAGAGATTTATACGAAGATGAACTTGTTCCCGTCTTCGAGACGGCCGGCCCGATTTACGAGGTTAGACTTATGATGGATTTTAACGGGCAAAATCGAGGCTACGCTTTCGTTGTTTACACAAGCAAAGACGACGCCAAGAGATGTGTGAAAACCCTGAACAACTATGAAATTCGGAAAGGCAAGTGCATCGGCGTGTGTTCGTCCGTCGATAATTGTAGGTTATTTGTAGGAGGGATCCCAAAGAAGGTGAAAAAGGACGAAATAATGGCAGAGGTGTCGAAAGTTACCGATAATGTTGTGGATGTGATAGTATATCCGTCGGCGCAAGACAAGACCAAGAATCGAGGCTTCGCTTTCGTAGAATACATTAGTCATCGGGATGCTGCCATGGCTAGAAGAAAACTCATGACTGGAAAAATACAACTATGGGGACATCAAATCGCCGTAGACTGGGCTGAACCAGAACAAGAGGTCGACCAAGAAATTATGGATCAG GTTAAAGTGCTTTACGCGAGAAATCTTTTATTGAGCACGACTGAGGAAACAATAGAACAAGCGTTCAGCAAGTTCGGGGAAGTAGAACGCGTAAAAAAGATCAAAGACTACTGTTTTATTCACTTCCGAACCAAGGAACAAGCCAGGGACGCCATGGAAGCAATGAACG AGACAGAACTTGATGGCAATGAGATTGAAGTCACCCTCGCAAAACCTGTTGACAAAGACCACCGTCAGGCCAAAGCTGCTGCCAAGGCCATGATGACATACAACTTCGTGCCATCGTATGATTACTCGCCTGCCCTGGCCTTTCCTGGATATGCCCCCGCTCAGTACATCCCTTTCCAGAACTCCCTTGTCAA TGGTGTTGGCCCTGGAATTGGAAGAGCGGCTGCTGCCACACCTTCATTTGGAGGCGCTGTGAGACCAAGGGGGCGTGGCCGCAGTGCTGCTGGAAGTCGATCAGCTGGTAACAAGTACTACTTCCCAGGCAGCCCACTCCTGTTCCGTGGCTACTATGGTACTCCTAGCATGAGACCAGGTTTCTATGGTGATTACAAGAAGAGTCAAGAG GAGCAGTTGTATGATTTATTGCCTGGGATGGAACTCACCCCTACCAATCCCATGACCCTGAAGCCAAGCTCCCTCAAGCCCCCTGGCCAG ATTCTTGAGGATGTGTGTCAGAAAAACCAGTGGGGCAGCCCTGTGTATACACTGCACAGTACACTTGGTCCCCAGGAAGTCCAGCTCTTCCTTTACAAG GTCTCAATACCAGGCCTGGCCACTCAGTACCAGCCCCCAAAGTTATGCCGCACAGTTGAAGAAGCCAAGAACTATGCAGCCGAACACACACTTCAGCAACTAGGGATCTCTTTAGAGG CGTCAGACATCCCAGTTACTTCTGGAGCACCAGTCCCTACTACCGTGGCCTATCAAGCTCGCCCTATGGCACCAG GCCCAGCCTACAGTATTCACAATAATGGCCTCCCTGTCACCTCGGCCGACACCGCCTCCTACCCGGCTGGATTTGTATCCATTACACAGGCTCCACCCAGCAGCCCTGGGACGGCAGTTGTCGCCAAGATGTGGCCCGCTGGGGGAGTACCCCCCAGTCAGGATGGCAACATCTACAGCGGCTATGAAGGCTACCAAGAACAACAACCCTATCCACAGAATGTCTATCAATATTAG
- the LOC5518681 gene encoding probable RNA-binding protein 46 isoform X2, which yields MTVKKLSEEMAEDLATNMEESGPEQVTDGVTGTPKEAALRALMERTKFPIRQCNGQRRYGPPPGWDRPIPPRGCEVFVGKIPRDLYEDELVPVFETAGPIYEVRLMMDFNGQNRGYAFVVYTSKDDAKRCVKTLNNYEIRKGKCIGVCSSVDNCRLFVGGIPKKVKKDEIMAEVSKVTDNVVDVIVYPSAQDKTKNRGFAFVEYISHRDAAMARRKLMTGKIQLWGHQIAVDWAEPEQEVDQEIMDQVKVLYARNLLLSTTEETIEQAFSKFGEVERVKKIKDYCFIHFRTKEQARDAMEAMNETELDGNEIEVTLAKPVDKDHRQAKAAAKAMMTYNFVPSYDYSPALAFPGYAPAQYIPFQNSLVNGVGPGIGRAAAATPSFGGAVRPRGRGRSAAGSRSAGNKYYFPGSPLLFRGYYGTPSMRPGFYGDYKKSQEILEDVCQKNQWGSPVYTLHSTLGPQEVQLFLYKVSIPGLATQYQPPKLCRTVEEAKNYAAEHTLQQLGISLEASDIPVTSGAPVPTTVAYQARPMAPGPAYSIHNNGLPVTSADTASYPAGFVSITQAPPSSPGTAVVAKMWPAGGVPPSQDGNIYSGYEGYQEQQPYPQNVYQY from the exons atgacgGTCAAAAAATTATCCGAAGAAATGGCAGAAGATTTAGCAACAAATATGGAGGAATCGGGCCCAGAACAGGTAACCGATGGAGTTACTGGAACGCCAAAAGAAGCCGCTTTGCGAGCACTCATGGAACGAACGAAGTTTCCTATACGTCAGTGTAATGGTCAAAGAAGATACGGCCCTCCTCCGGGTTGGGATAGACCGATTCCTCCACGTGGATGTGAAGTTTTTGTTGGGAAAATTCCCAGAGATTTATACGAAGATGAACTTGTTCCCGTCTTCGAGACGGCCGGCCCGATTTACGAGGTTAGACTTATGATGGATTTTAACGGGCAAAATCGAGGCTACGCTTTCGTTGTTTACACAAGCAAAGACGACGCCAAGAGATGTGTGAAAACCCTGAACAACTATGAAATTCGGAAAGGCAAGTGCATCGGCGTGTGTTCGTCCGTCGATAATTGTAGGTTATTTGTAGGAGGGATCCCAAAGAAGGTGAAAAAGGACGAAATAATGGCAGAGGTGTCGAAAGTTACCGATAATGTTGTGGATGTGATAGTATATCCGTCGGCGCAAGACAAGACCAAGAATCGAGGCTTCGCTTTCGTAGAATACATTAGTCATCGGGATGCTGCCATGGCTAGAAGAAAACTCATGACTGGAAAAATACAACTATGGGGACATCAAATCGCCGTAGACTGGGCTGAACCAGAACAAGAGGTCGACCAAGAAATTATGGATCAG GTTAAAGTGCTTTACGCGAGAAATCTTTTATTGAGCACGACTGAGGAAACAATAGAACAAGCGTTCAGCAAGTTCGGGGAAGTAGAACGCGTAAAAAAGATCAAAGACTACTGTTTTATTCACTTCCGAACCAAGGAACAAGCCAGGGACGCCATGGAAGCAATGAACG AGACAGAACTTGATGGCAATGAGATTGAAGTCACCCTCGCAAAACCTGTTGACAAAGACCACCGTCAGGCCAAAGCTGCTGCCAAGGCCATGATGACATACAACTTCGTGCCATCGTATGATTACTCGCCTGCCCTGGCCTTTCCTGGATATGCCCCCGCTCAGTACATCCCTTTCCAGAACTCCCTTGTCAA TGGTGTTGGCCCTGGAATTGGAAGAGCGGCTGCTGCCACACCTTCATTTGGAGGCGCTGTGAGACCAAGGGGGCGTGGCCGCAGTGCTGCTGGAAGTCGATCAGCTGGTAACAAGTACTACTTCCCAGGCAGCCCACTCCTGTTCCGTGGCTACTATGGTACTCCTAGCATGAGACCAGGTTTCTATGGTGATTACAAGAAGAGTCAAGAG ATTCTTGAGGATGTGTGTCAGAAAAACCAGTGGGGCAGCCCTGTGTATACACTGCACAGTACACTTGGTCCCCAGGAAGTCCAGCTCTTCCTTTACAAG GTCTCAATACCAGGCCTGGCCACTCAGTACCAGCCCCCAAAGTTATGCCGCACAGTTGAAGAAGCCAAGAACTATGCAGCCGAACACACACTTCAGCAACTAGGGATCTCTTTAGAGG CGTCAGACATCCCAGTTACTTCTGGAGCACCAGTCCCTACTACCGTGGCCTATCAAGCTCGCCCTATGGCACCAG GCCCAGCCTACAGTATTCACAATAATGGCCTCCCTGTCACCTCGGCCGACACCGCCTCCTACCCGGCTGGATTTGTATCCATTACACAGGCTCCACCCAGCAGCCCTGGGACGGCAGTTGTCGCCAAGATGTGGCCCGCTGGGGGAGTACCCCCCAGTCAGGATGGCAACATCTACAGCGGCTATGAAGGCTACCAAGAACAACAACCCTATCCACAGAATGTCTATCAATATTAG